Sequence from the Ziziphus jujuba cultivar Dongzao chromosome 9, ASM3175591v1 genome:
TTCTTTGATGAATTTGTCATCTTCTTTGACATCTCTTGATCTCTGGGATTGTGGGTTGCGAGGGAATTCACCCAATACCATTTTCTACCTACCAAAACTCGAAATCCTTTCCTTATTCAGCAATGAAAATCTTACAGGTTCTCTACCTAAATATAACTGGAGCAGTTCACTCAGGGAATTGGGTCTTTCTGGATCAAATTTCTCAATAGATATACTTTATCTAACTAAAAATTTGAAGTCATTGGACGGATTGTACCTTAGCAACTGCAGGTTCATAGGATCATATCCGGTTTTGTTTGGAAACCTTACACAACTTACTTCCATAGACCTCTCCTACAATAATATCAGTGGCCAGATCCCATGGTCGTCTTTTAATCTAAAAGGTCTCACCTTTTTATATCTTATAGGTAACAATTTTATAGGTGAGCTTCCTAAAATTGATAGTTATAATTCTAGCCAAATTTCTCTCTCACCTCATTCTTCAAAAAACAAATCACTCGGTCCTGTTCCATGGAATTTAGAATCGCTTGACTTATATAATAACTTCCTAAATGGAACAATTCCAAATTGGTTATTTGCTCTTCCATCTTTGAAGTCTTTAGACCTTGGGAATAACGAATTCACTGGCCACATTCCGAAATTCGAGACAACTTCTTTGATTTTCCTTtctttaaataataacaaactaAATGGGTCCATTCCAATATCAATCTTTCAGCTAGTGAATCTCACTTCTTTAGATCTTTCATTAAATACACTTTCATCATTCAGTTCTACCTCCTCCAAACACTCGGCCAGCCACAGCATTTTGCCTAATTTAGAAGATCTAAGACTTTCACACAATAAAATTCAAGGAAATGTTCCTAAATGGCTATTCAACGTGGGTAGAGATTCTTTGAAATGGCTTGATCTTTCATACAATTTTCTGACAAATATAGAGCGAATTCCATGGAAAAACTTGCAAGTTCTTGATCTTAGCTCCAACTTCCTTGACGGACATCTTCCACCATGCATTGGAAATTTACAATATCTAAGTCTTTCACACAACCAAATTCGAGGCAATATTCCCAAATGGATATGGAATGCGGATACAGATTCTTTGTATTATCTTAATCTTTCTCACAATTTTCTGACAAATATCGACCGAATTCCATGGAAAAACTTGCAGTATCTTGATCTTGGCTCCAACATCCTTCATGGACATCTTCCAATTCCACCACCATCTATTGAAGTCTTTTCTATATCACACAATCAATTGATTGGAGAGGTACCTTCACTGATTTGCAACCTTAGTTCCCTTAAAGTTCTGGATTTAGCTAATAATAGTTTGAGTGGGAAATTCCCTCCATGTATGGGAAATTTAAGTGGCAATCTCTCAGTTTTGGATCTAAGAATGAATAAGTTTCAGGGAACAATTCCTACAAAATTGTTAGCAAAGGAAAACATACTAAGAAATCTGAACTAGAATGGAAATGAATTTGAAGGTTCATTGCCACAATCTTTGCTCAACTGTAAGAAGTTGGAGGTTTTAGACATTGGAAATAACCAGATAAATGGTACGTTTCCGTACTGGTTGGAGTCTCTTCCAATGTTGCAGGTTCTTATTTTGAGATCCAACAAATTTTATGGCTCCGTTGCTAGTCCCATGGCCAGATTTCCTTTCAAAAAGTTGCGGATATTGGACCTTGCCGACAATGAGTTTAGTGGGAAATTGCcaacaaaatattttgaaagTTTGATGGCAATGATGGAAGCAAATACCACTAAATTGGAATATATGGGAGAAGACTATTACCAAGATTCTGTATTGATGGAGATGAAAGGCATCCTTATTGAGCTAGTGAAAATTCAAACTATTTTCACTACCATTGATctctccaaaaataattttgaaggagaGATTCCAAAATTGCTTGGGAACCTCAGATCACTCAAAGGGCTTAACTTTTCTCATAACAAATTGACGGGTTCTATTCCTCCATCATTGGGAAACTTAAGCAGTCTTGAATGGTTAGACCTTTCTTCAAATCAGCTTGTTGGTAGGATTCCTCAACAGTTGACAGATATAACGTTTCTTGAAGTATTAAACCTGTCCAATAACAGTTTGGATGGACCCATTCCAAGTGGCAAGCAATTTGATACGTTTGAGAATACTTCGTACAGTGGAAACTTGGGGTTATGTGGACTTCCATTGACCAAAACATGTAGCAATGATGTTGACGAGGTACAAAAAGAAGGTGATGAGTATGAGCAAACAAATGGGTTTGACATCTGGAAGATTATAGTGATTGGCTATGGATGTGGAGTGGTGGTTGGAATATCAATTGGATACATGGTGCTTTCAGATAGAAGAATTGCCCTGTTTTTTATGAAAAAGCTTGGAGGAGAACGATGGATTAGAAGGATCAGACGTTGGAAAGGTTGATGGATGATGTTCAAGCATGTTGAACATGTCATGTGAATGTGGATGTCGAATGTcatgtggatgtggatgtggaaCTTCTGCGTAAGGTTTCAATCTCCTCTCTGGTAAGAACTTttaattaaagaattttataattcaCAAATCATTGCACCTAACTCTAATTCCTTGAATAATTAttcattaagaagaaaaaaacatttttttcttttttttggtttatggtCAACACAATATACAATACTGTTTTattatagaattttatatttttgaatgaaATCGAAATTCTGTTcctattttaaatttacattttaattttgtatgagaATGCAATCGATTGTATATTCCCTGTACATTTTAATTCTTGACAactactaattatatataaacaagtaaaagttttaagttatattttctcctaacattatttataaataaaactttgttatcgaataaaaatatatttttaaaattttttagtaatTCAATGAGGTTCActattatgtttttctttcattttttttttttttaatatctctaATACTGTTTATACAAGATTAAAGGTTTTAGCAAAAGTTTTACAAAATTGTTTTCTATGATCACTGACACTATAAGTTGATAACTCTAatgaaagcccaaaaaaaaaaaattaaatataatgaagTTACCTAATAAtttgcaaaattataaaaaataataataatagtaaaatattataaataataatatagaggagacatttttataatttgccTACGGTCAAACGACGTCGTAACTTCGCCGTCTCAATGTCTGCATGTTTCGTTTAACAGCTACTCACACTTCTCGGAAAAAACTGAGGCTTGGAGGAACTGAAAGCAAGCAGTGGCTTCAGCTTCAACGTTTTGTTCTGAGCTTAACATTCATAGAAACGACGGCGTCTTAAGTCCTAGAATTCGGTTCTCTGCGAGCCTACCAATCGGGCTTCTCCGGAAAATCATTTCCATTGTCAATCCAGAAAGCTCCACAGAATTGGACCGGTCCATTTCCACGACCCAGTTCGAATTCGATTATCCGCATCGCAATAGCATCACACTTTCAATGTCGTCATCATCGGGTTGACCGTTGCCTGGCAGTTCTTGATGGGGTCGGACCTATCCGTGGCTGTGGTCTACAAAGCCGTACCTTGTTCTGGTGCCACTGGTGCTGTTGCGTATGTTCTACTCGATTTCTCTGTTTGGTTGCTAAGAAAATGTAgtgaaaaaaagggaaaattacaACATAGTGGGTTTAATTTTGGGTCTTCTTCTCTTGGTTAAGTTTGAATGTCTAGAGGAAAGTTTTCTCCTTTTGTGGTTTGTAATTTTGAGGTGGTTGTAATTCGTGGACAGGGACACTTATGGATGTTACATAAAACCCCTAGCACACATATTTGTGATTTGGCAATCAGAGGTCACAGGCTTTGGGTGATGTTGGCTGAGCAGGGCTTGGATCCTCTTCAACATTTGGTTTGGAAGAATAAAGGTATCCCACAAAACTTTTACTTCTTTGGCTTATTTTCTCTTATTGATTACATTGTTTTGATAAAGATTAAAGAGTGTGTTATTTTTGCTTAAAACCTCCAAAAAGTTCATCGAACAATAATAAGTTAATAGTGGGTTGTGGAAAAATTGCCCAGATGAGTAGACTAATAGAAGATTATACTTGGAGAATAAGTGGTGAAGGAATAAAGTTTATGCACATAAGTATGAGCTTATAAATTTTTCTTATGAATGCTGCTTAagggcaaaaaaataaaaaatgatgtgaTCCTCTAGaagttgtttctttttatttagagGATAAAAGTTGCTGTTTCTCTTTATTTATAGGATAAACTAATTGTTAAAACCGTGTTATGATATGGTATTCTCTTCTGCAGGAAGCATCTTAATTGGTGGAAGCCCTGAAGAGTTGGATGCATTCCAAGGGAGAGTGAATTTTCTACGGGATTCTGGGTTAAGAGCAGAGTATCTGTCAGGATGCTGGGTTAAGAGCAGTATCTGTCTGGTGGTGAACTGCTTTTAAAGGAACCTGCTCTCCTGGTTGATGAAGATCGTGGGGCTGCATTTGTACCTGGTGACCGTCAATAGGATGTTCAATGTGCTACTGCATATATTCAAGAGGGTCTTATATATGCGTACACATCCATACAAAGACACACAAACTTACACATTTTACATAGTTAATGTAGTTACTGTTCATGTGTAGGTTAACATGCATTTTTCATCTGAAGGCAGACATGTTGAATTCTTTTATGATCCAGTGACAAGTTTGTTTAGGTTCGTTCTCAACCTTTTTGGTTGTGCTAGAAGCTGCAATGACTGGccaaatataaaaatggaaagtgTGTCAAGGTTTTGATATGCATTGTTGGAGTGACAGTTGATCCTAATTGCCAGATGTGATAGCAGTGAGGAGGTTGTAGCTGTTAAGACGTCCAAGAACACCTTACATAGTAAGAAGGCCATTGTTGTGGCAGCTGGTTGCTGGAGTGGGTCACTGATGCATGACCTGTTTAGGGAAGCTGAAAATGTGCTGGATGCCGCTGTAAAACCTCGAAAGGTGTGAATCTATAAGGTGTCCTTGACTTATTCTTGCATGACTTAAAGTGTGGATTTATAAGAGAACTGAATGAGTATCCTTATTGAGTAGAAAAAATAGGGGATAAGCACTTGATTCTTTTGGTCCCAGGTCcaccaaaattttatttcaaattgggTCAAATTTCATGTGAAACTCCTCATAAACAATTTAGGTAAAGCAAACAATGCAAGATAAAAAACATtactacagtttttttttttttaatattttaattttaatgttgaTTTATAGTGAACTCACCTTTCTGGTTTCCTTGCTTTCCATCTTTTCTTTTGCACTCCTTTACTATCTTTTCTTTTAGGCATAGTTTTGTGCTTTCTGACTCATTGGTAACAAAGGGTTGAGATACATAGGGTCATAGGAGTGTGTCATCTATTGCTGTGAAAATATGCCAGCATATCATGTGGATTTTCTGTGTATTTCTTATAGTATAGTTCAGAAAGCAAGAGCAATAGCTAATTGATAGTGTTCTACATGACAGGGTCACCTGTTAgtacttgaaaattttgattcttttaAAGTTAATCATGGTCTGATGGAGGCTGGATATGTCAACCGTCAAACTGCAACTACAGTTCCCAGAACCTTGACTTCAGAAGCATTTGATCATGGGCAAACATTGTATATTGCAATGACAGCCACTATGGATGCAATGGGGAACCTTGTTCTTGGTatagtttaataattattttctggacaataTGTCAATATGGTTGACAAAAAAACTGTTTTCTCTTCAGTAATGACTTGTGTTCTATGCACTGAAATACATGATTTCGTGTCTTTAGTTCATGAAATGCAGCCTATTCCTTACAATAATATACTATCTCTGTTCCAATATTTCAATTTGTTACCGAGAATACTGTTACATTGGCTGGAATAGAATTGTTTCCTTGCGTTTTTCCACACTCTCTCTAATGATTTGGTTTATTCAACATGAATGTTTATGTGTCTTTTGTATCAGATAATTCGGCAGAGTACCTAATACATGCTTTCACTGGACCAAGCAATTAAGCTCGAAGTATTTTTAGGCTTTATTTGCCGGCTTTGTGCTATATTTTCTTCATATCTTTCTCTTCTTGATTGTCTCACATACTTGTTCAGCTTCAATCCTTGATCTACTCCATCTCTTCCTAACAGTTTATATCTGACCATAAGAATGATCATTTTTCTTTCTAGGGAGCAGCAGCCAGTTTGCTGGATTGAGCAGTGAAGTTGAAGAATACATTTTGAATAGCATATGGAATAGAGCCACAGAATTCTTTCCCAAACAAAGAGAACAACCCTTTTCAGATTTTATCAAGAACAGAAGAGTGTGAACAGGATTGTGACCTTTCAGTGAGTCCTAAATCCCAATCTTCTTTGGAACCTAAGTAACAAGAGGCAGATGTAGATTAATGGATTTCTTggatagatattttatttgtgCCTACATAAGAAGTTTGTCTTTTAATGTGAAATTAAGGAATTTCTATAATCTTTGGTGTCTCAGTGCCTGATAGGAAGCAAGTAATTGGGCAGGTGCCAGGTTTGCCAAATGTGTCTCTTGCAACCGTTCATGGAGGAGGACTTTCTGTGGTAATATTCTTTGTTATCTTTCCTAAGATATAAAGCAATCTCAAGTTTCTATAATAACAATGTCCCTAATATTAGCTAGTTTTACCGTTAACCCATGATTCTGTTCATACTGTTTTACTGGCTAAGCTAGAATGGAGGATTGCTTCTCATGGGTTTATATGGTTTCAGCAAATGTTGTAACTGTTGCTGGTTATTGTGGTACAAATTTGTAGGCTCTGGGGACTGCCGAAATGGTTGCTGATATGGTGCCGGGCAATTCGGAAGAAGTGATTCTGCATCTTTTGCTGTCAAGGCTGATGTTGTAAATAAGACACATTCAAGTGCGTACAAGAGTAACCGCACATATAATTGTTGTATTTCATTTAGTTGTTCTTACTAAATATGCAATTAAGTGACAAAATGAACTAACAAGTAAGAACAACTCCGTATTCTTTATTCAAGTCTGTAAACTAACAAGTATGAACAAGTACATATGCAATTAAGTGACAAAACGAAAGAATTATTTAAGTAAACTATAATGGTTAGCTTGTCTCATAACTATAGATGcacaaaatttagaaattcaTTTGAAtccaatccttttttttttttttttgttttttgttttttttttgtttttgtttttgtttttgttttttgggtgtgtgTGTTTcgttttgtttctgtttttttttttttttttttttttaacagtatTGTGATTTAAAACAAGTGTGAAAACATGTTAAATGGAAATATTATTAGGATTTCCTTTTCCTGTGATAGCCCCTCTGAGTTCAACAATGGAGGAATCAGGGTACAAAAGTGTGTCAGGCACACCAGAAGGGCCTCTTCTGCTATTAAGATTGGGATTTCTATTCCTCTCTGTGATTCTTTTCTCTATCTGTTTTAGCTCTTTATTAAACTCCTCAAATCTTTTCCAAAAAAAGCAGGGGAATGGAATGGATCTCATTCGGGTAGATCTTTCACGGAATTCATTCAGTGGTTTTGTACCCATTGATCTTTCACTAAATACACCTTTATTTTGTTCTAATACCAACCACTCCTTGGTTAGTCTTAGGATTTTGCCTAATTTATAGTTCTTAGGCcttttatataacaaaattcTAGGCAGTGTTCCCAAATGGCTATGGAATGTTGGTAGTGATTCTATGAATTTGCTTCTTGATCTTTCTCACAACTTTCTGACATATATAGACCCAATTCCATGCAAAAACCTGCTACTACTTTCATACAACTTTTTGACAAATATAAAGCAAACTCCATGGGAAAAAACCTGCAAATTCTTGATCTTTGCTCCATCCTCCTTCGAGGGCATCTTTCAATTCCACCATCTTCTATTGAAATCTTTTTGATAGCACACAATCAACTGACCGGAGAGGTGCCTTCATTGATTTGCAGCCTTAATTCCATTGAAGTTCTTGGTTTGGCTGACGATAGTCTAAACGATAATCTTCCTCCAGGCATTGGAAATTTTAGCTGCAATCTTTCGGTTTTGGATATGCAGATAAATAAACAAACGGGTTTGATTGCTGGGAGATCGTTGTGCTGGGGTATGAATGTGGAATGGT
This genomic interval carries:
- the LOC107427718 gene encoding uncharacterized protein LOC107427718, which encodes MHFSSEGRHVEFFYDPVTSLFRCDSSEEVVAVKTSKNTLHSKKAIVVAAGCWSGSLMHDLFREAENVLDAAVKPRKGHLLVLENFDSFKVNHGLMEAGYVNRQTATTVPRTLTSEAFDHGQTLYIAMTATMDAMGNLVLGSSSQFAGLSSEVEEYILNSIWNRATEFFPKQREQPFSDFIKNRRV
- the LOC132799238 gene encoding receptor-like protein 9DC3 encodes the protein MARFPFKKLRILDLADNEFSGKLPTKYFESLMAMMEANTTKLEYMGEDYYQDSVLMEMKGILIELVKIQTIFTTIDLSKNNFEGEIPKLLGNLRSLKGLNFSHNKLTGSIPPSLGNLSSLEWLDLSSNQLVGRIPQQLTDITFLEVLNLSNNSLDGPIPSGKQFDTFENTSYSGNLGLCGLPLTKTCSNDVDEVQKEGDEYEQTNGFDIWKIIVIGYGCGVVVGISIGYMVLSDRRIALFFMKKLGGERWIRRIRRWKG